One segment of Thermococcus sp. DNA contains the following:
- a CDS encoding phosphatase PAP2 family protein encodes MNPFLARLRDRDVLVRLNAFILSYFGWITFGVLYGYIGKWSVDVTREFLKLPLTSKSLVVGLLDFTKSLPPLYWLLRMVYYFGFAGSIGFMVLYILLYLCDLQTSDELLARYIMAYAGAGTIYLLFHIHAPHYVYHIPGYSMENTLLTRQEFVLPSLHNTFAAINIITIWKYRRRLGGKALLGVNTLIPFATVLLAHHWIYDVITGFLLAITVSKITSGWAVRIPRCIYTLELKSLGAITMVNLALATLMLLVALDPRKWILLIKSILGQP; translated from the coding sequence ATGAACCCATTCCTGGCGAGGCTTCGCGACAGGGATGTCCTCGTTCGGCTCAATGCTTTCATCCTCAGTTACTTCGGCTGGATAACCTTCGGGGTTCTGTATGGATATATTGGAAAGTGGAGCGTTGACGTTACGCGGGAGTTCCTTAAACTACCGCTCACGTCAAAATCCCTCGTGGTCGGCCTTCTGGACTTTACGAAATCGTTGCCCCCCTTGTACTGGCTCCTCAGGATGGTATACTACTTCGGTTTTGCCGGCTCGATTGGATTTATGGTGCTCTACATCCTTCTCTACCTCTGCGACCTCCAGACCTCGGACGAGCTCCTTGCAAGGTATATAATGGCCTACGCGGGGGCAGGAACAATCTATCTGCTCTTCCACATACATGCCCCCCACTACGTCTACCACATCCCCGGATATTCAATGGAGAACACACTACTCACGAGGCAGGAGTTTGTCCTACCGTCGCTCCATAACACCTTCGCGGCAATAAACATCATAACAATATGGAAATACCGCAGGCGTCTCGGGGGGAAAGCCCTGTTGGGGGTCAACACCCTCATCCCCTTTGCTACTGTGCTTCTCGCTCACCACTGGATATATGACGTCATAACGGGCTTTCTCCTGGCGATAACCGTCTCAAAGATAACGAGTGGCTGGGCCGTTAGAATACCGCGGTGCATCTACACGCTTGAGCTCAAGTCCCTCGGGGCAATTACGATGGTTAACCTTGCTCTCGC
- a CDS encoding HAD family hydrolase, producing the protein MEIPGYGKLEFNAVLFDLNGTLGKEGKVPEDVKELLVKLADRYTVVVLSADTFGTLEEEFKGLPVKLERVSSGAEKAKIADGYAPYVAVGNGNNDVAMLERAELAFCVIGNEGASVDALLASDIVVTDVRDAIEMLLNEKKLIATLRR; encoded by the coding sequence ATGGAGATTCCCGGCTATGGAAAGCTTGAATTTAACGCTGTTCTCTTCGACCTGAACGGAACCCTAGGAAAGGAAGGAAAAGTCCCCGAGGACGTTAAGGAGCTCCTTGTGAAGCTTGCCGACCGCTATACTGTAGTTGTTCTTAGCGCGGACACCTTCGGAACACTCGAAGAGGAGTTTAAGGGACTTCCGGTTAAGCTAGAACGGGTCTCAAGCGGTGCAGAGAAGGCCAAAATAGCGGATGGTTACGCCCCGTATGTGGCAGTTGGAAACGGGAACAACGACGTCGCAATGCTTGAGAGGGCGGAGTTAGCCTTCTGCGTGATTGGTAACGAGGGAGCGAGCGTCGATGCGCTCCTTGCCAGTGACATCGTCGTCACAGATGTTAGGGATGCAATCGAGATGCTTCTTAACGAGAAGAAGCTCATCGCTACCCTGAGGAGATGA